Proteins from one Streptococcus mitis B6 genomic window:
- a CDS encoding CynX/NimT family MFS transporter yields the protein MKKQSLFFVPGIILIGVSLRTPFTVLPIILGDISQGLGVEVSSLGVLTSLPLLMFTLFSLFSTRLAQKIGLEHFFTYSLFFLTIGSLIRLINLPLLYLGTLMVGASIAVINVLLPSLIQANQPKKIGFLTTLYVTSMGIATALASYLAVPITQASSWKGLILLLTLLCLATFLVWLPNHRYNHRLAPQTKQKSQTKVMHNKQVWAVIVFAGFQSLLFYTAMTWLPTMAIHAGLSSHEAGLLTSIFSLISIPFSMTIPSLTTSLSTRNRQLMLTLVSLAGMVGISMLFFPVGNFFYWLAIHLLIGTATSALFPYLMVNFSLKTSAPEKTAQLSGLSQTGGYILAAFGPTLFGYSFDLFHSWVPAVAALLLVDIIMTVALFTVDRADKIL from the coding sequence ATGAAAAAGCAATCACTCTTTTTTGTTCCAGGTATTATCCTGATTGGTGTTTCCTTGCGGACTCCTTTTACTGTTTTACCCATTATTTTGGGAGATATTTCGCAAGGGTTGGGAGTAGAAGTTAGTTCGCTCGGTGTCTTGACCAGCCTTCCTCTCCTCATGTTTACCCTCTTCTCGCTCTTTTCTACCCGACTGGCTCAGAAAATCGGCTTGGAGCATTTCTTCACCTACAGCCTCTTCTTCTTGACTATCGGTTCTCTCATTCGACTAATCAATCTGCCCCTCCTCTATCTAGGAACCTTGATGGTTGGGGCAAGTATCGCAGTCATCAATGTTCTGCTTCCTAGTCTTATCCAAGCCAATCAGCCAAAGAAGATTGGTTTTCTGACCACCTTATATGTAACGTCTATGGGGATTGCGACAGCTCTGGCTTCCTATCTAGCTGTGCCCATTACACAAGCTAGTTCTTGGAAAGGACTTATCCTCCTCCTCACCCTGCTCTGTCTAGCAACTTTTTTGGTCTGGTTGCCAAATCACCGCTATAATCACAGACTGGCTCCACAAACCAAACAAAAAAGCCAAACAAAGGTCATGCATAATAAACAGGTCTGGGCAGTGATTGTCTTTGCAGGTTTTCAATCCTTGCTCTTTTACACTGCTATGACCTGGCTACCTACCATGGCTATCCATGCAGGCCTATCCAGTCACGAAGCTGGCTTGCTGACCTCTATCTTCTCTCTGATTAGCATTCCTTTTTCAATGACCATCCCAAGCCTGACAACCAGCTTGTCAACCCGCAACCGTCAGCTCATGCTTACTCTGGTTTCACTGGCTGGTATGGTCGGCATTTCCATGCTCTTTTTCCCAGTCGGTAATTTCTTTTACTGGCTTGCCATCCATCTCCTCATCGGAACCGCAACAAGCGCCCTCTTCCCTTATCTCATGGTCAACTTTTCACTCAAGACAAGCGCCCCTGAAAAGACTGCCCAATTGTCTGGCTTATCTCAAACAGGAGGCTATATCCTAGCAGCCTTTGGCCCAACCCTCTTTGGTTACAGTTTTGACCTCTTCCACTCTTGGGTACCAGCTGTAGCTGCTCTCTTGCTCGTCGATATCATCATGACTGTGGCCCTCTTTACAGTGGACAGAGCTGATAAAATCCTCTAA
- a CDS encoding glycosyltransferase, whose amino-acid sequence MLEKQKISVLMSVYVKENPTFLRDAINSIQNQTLKPSELVLVEDGPLTPELYQVLDQVEAESNIPVKRCPLEENQGLGLALRYGVLQCQYDIIARMDTDDIAVPDRFEKQVQLMEKDHLDLLGGHIAEFIDNPDEIVSYRRVPTQHADIVAYQRMRSAFNHMTVMFKKDMVLKAGNYEDGLYMEDDLLWLNMIATGAKTGNLDQILCQVRVGAGMFERRGGLRYLKLYRQARQRMLKRGQISYMEYAKSVAIQMVVALCPGFVRQFIFMKLLRKSK is encoded by the coding sequence GTGCTTGAAAAGCAAAAAATCAGCGTCTTGATGTCGGTCTATGTAAAGGAAAATCCGACATTTTTGAGAGATGCCATTAATAGTATTCAAAATCAAACCTTGAAACCGAGTGAGTTGGTTCTGGTTGAGGATGGGCCTTTGACTCCTGAGCTCTATCAGGTATTAGACCAGGTTGAAGCTGAGTCTAATATTCCAGTGAAACGTTGCCCCTTAGAAGAAAATCAAGGTTTGGGTCTGGCTCTTCGATACGGTGTTTTACAGTGTCAGTATGATATTATTGCCCGTATGGATACGGATGATATAGCTGTTCCAGATCGTTTTGAGAAACAGGTTCAGCTAATGGAGAAGGACCACCTCGATCTATTAGGTGGACATATTGCAGAGTTTATTGACAATCCTGATGAGATCGTTTCTTATCGTCGTGTTCCAACACAGCATGCAGATATTGTAGCTTATCAAAGGATGAGAAGTGCCTTTAACCACATGACTGTTATGTTTAAGAAGGACATGGTTCTCAAGGCAGGCAACTATGAGGATGGCCTTTATATGGAGGATGACCTCCTCTGGCTCAATATGATTGCTACAGGAGCCAAGACTGGAAATCTGGATCAAATCTTGTGTCAGGTTCGTGTCGGAGCAGGGATGTTTGAGCGTCGTGGGGGATTGCGTTATCTCAAACTCTATCGTCAAGCTCGTCAGCGCATGCTGAAGAGAGGGCAAATTTCTTACATGGAGTATGCCAAGAGTGTTGCCATTCAGATGGTTGTTGCTCTTTGTCCAGGATTTGTCCGACAGTTTATTTTTATGAAACTGTTACGAAAAAGCAAGTAA
- a CDS encoding PadR family transcriptional regulator codes for MYFPTSSALIEFLILAVLEQDDSYGYEISQTIKLIANIKESTLYPILKKLEGNSFLTTYSREFQGRMRKYYSLTNGGIEQLLTLKDEWTLYTDTINGIIEGSIRHDKN; via the coding sequence ATGTACTTTCCAACATCCTCTGCCTTGATTGAATTTCTCATCTTGGCCGTACTGGAGCAGGATGATTCTTATGGTTATGAGATTAGCCAAACCATTAAGCTGATCGCTAATATCAAAGAATCTACACTCTATCCTATCCTAAAAAAATTGGAAGGCAATAGCTTTCTGACAACCTATTCTAGAGAGTTCCAAGGTCGCATGCGCAAATACTACTCCTTGACAAACGGTGGTATAGAACAGCTCTTGACCCTAAAAGATGAATGGACACTCTATACAGACACCATCAATGGCATCATAGAAGGGAGTATCCGCCATGACAAGAACTG